One window of the Wolbachia endosymbiont of Ctenocephalides felis wCfeJ genome contains the following:
- a CDS encoding ankyrin repeat domain-containing protein, protein MEKACKDPSWIECLEKVLSESNSNTSMSAINVHIMNDHNKTPLDVACELDNLNVVNMLLEYGADPNVYHSDSPLYYALRTNKVNFVEALLKYGAETDYLDYRGFSRSTIEMLLPYASDKQRMFHYIVKSACKDPSWIECLEVLLKYNSDRENRIIDVNRRNGQSDTPLCVACELGNLNVVNMLLEYGADPNIRGISFVPLHIAIKENNIDIAKVLLERSAETDDLDYRGFSRSTIEMLLPYASDKQRMFHYIVKSACKDPSWIDFLNDVLSKDNTHDPTSAIDVNIIGDYNKTPLYIACELGNLDVVNILLRHGANPNVHGTSCIPLHIAIKENKIDIAKALLEHGAKAEELNSLEIIKFSRGVVEMLLPHLSSTTKNLMLHHIAAGDSMETNHDIEIAKLLLGAGVDPKFCIQAGIGKSSSSALHCAKLKGKGKLVKLFNGREENSINNDLHCVQQPITDNTTHNSPQKQSSRGKWMIIVPALLCSAMGATLATRGIIPEIAAIGITATVVLSGITGAVVGGVAGYLVDVTISQCCSNQQRAT, encoded by the coding sequence GTGGAAAAAGCTTGCAAGGATCCTAGTTGGATAGAATGTCTTGAAAAAGTTTTATCAGAATCTAATTCAAACACTTCAATGTCAGCTATAAATGTACATATTATGAATGATCATAATAAGACTCCTTTAGATGTTGCGTGTGAACTGGATAACCTTAATGTTGTAAATATGCTTTTAGAGTACGGAGCAGATCCTAATGTATATCATAGTGATTCACCACTGTATTATGCTTTAAGAACAAACAAAGTTAACTTTGTTGAAGCGCTCCTTAAGTACGGTGCTGAAACTGATTACCTAGACTACAGAGGTTTTAGCCGTAGTACAATAGAAATGCTCTTACCATACGCATCTGATAAGCAAAGGATGTTTCACTATATTGTGAAAAGTGCCTGCAAGGATCCTAGTTGGATAGAATGTCTTGAAGTTTTATTAAAATATAATTCAGACAGGGAAAATCGAATTATAGATGTGAATAGGAGAAATGGTCAAAGTGACACTCCTTTATGTGTTGCGTGTGAGTTAGGCAACCTTAATGTTGTAAATATGCTTTTAGAGTACGGAGCAGATCCTAATATACGTGGTATCTCGTTTGTACCATTGCATATTGCTATAAAAGAAAACAATATTGATATTGCTAAGGTACTTCTTGAGCGTAGTGCTGAAACTGATGACCTAGACTACAGAGGTTTTAGCCGTAGTACAATAGAAATGCTCTTACCATACGCATCTGATAAGCAAAGGATGTTTCACTATATTGTGAAAAGTGCCTGCAAAGATCCTAGTTGGATAGATTTTCTTAACGACGTTTTGTCAAAAGATAATACACACGACCCAACATCCGCTATAGATGTAAATATTATTGGTGATTATAACAAGACTCCTTTATATATTGCATGTGAGCTAGGCAACCTTGATGTTGTAAATATACTTTTAAGGCACGGTGCAAATCCTAATGTACATGGTACTTCGTGTATACCGCTGCATATTGCTATAAAAGAAAATAAGATTGATATTGCTAAGGCACTTCTTGAGCATGGTGCTAAGGCTGAAGAATTAAACTCTCTTGAAATCATAAAATTTAGCAGAGGTGTAGTGGAAATGCTCTTGCCTCATTTATCCAGTACAACAAAAAATCTGATGTTGCATCATATTGCTGCGGGTGACAGCATGGAAACTAATCACGATATTGAGATTGCAAAATTACTGTTGGGGGCAGGTGTTGACCCTAAGTTTTGTATTCAGGCAGGAATAGGGAAATCAAGTTCCAGCGCATTACACTGTGCTAAGTTAAAGGGAAAAGGTAAGCTTGTAAAATTATTTAATGGACGCGAAGAGAACTCAATTAACAATGATTTACATTGTGTTCAGCAGCCTATAACAGATAATACAACACATAACTCTCCACAAAAACAGTCCTCAAGAGGAAAATGGATGATTATAGTTCCAGCATTATTGTGTAGTGCTATGGGTGCTACGCTGGCTACAAGGGGAATTATACCTGAAATTGCTGCTATTGGAATAACTGCAACAGTTGTGCTATCAGGAATTACTGGTGCTGTGGTAGGTGGCGTAGCAGGATATCTTGTTGATGTAACAATAAGTCAGTGCTGCAGTAATCAGCAGCGTGCAACTTAG
- a CDS encoding Rpn family recombination-promoting nuclease/putative transposase, whose product MALSKFLDPKNNYAFRRIFGTETNKDILIHFLNDVLNLTGEAKIKDVKFLSPIQNPDIAAKKESIVDVLCRDSSGVQFICEMQVARTTGFEKRAQYYAAGAYFSQAGIGDKYHELKEVIFIAITDFVLFPNKSAYKSDHVTLDKITHEHDLKDFSFTFIELPKFPKTKEDQLENIVEKWIYFFKYASETSEEDLKKIVGSDEIIGRAYNELIEYNWTKEERDIYRQAKKNEDDNVSCLNQKFNEGRAAEKIEVAKNSLKAGVSVDVIAQITGLSVDEIKQLQKEIT is encoded by the coding sequence ATGGCTTTGTCAAAGTTTTTAGATCCTAAAAATAATTATGCCTTCAGGCGCATCTTTGGTACTGAAACCAATAAAGATATACTCATTCATTTTCTCAATGATGTTCTAAACCTCACTGGTGAAGCTAAAATAAAGGATGTAAAGTTTCTAAGTCCCATTCAAAACCCTGACATTGCTGCTAAAAAGGAGAGTATTGTCGATGTACTCTGTAGAGATTCTTCAGGTGTTCAGTTCATATGCGAGATGCAGGTCGCTAGAACCACTGGTTTTGAAAAACGCGCTCAATACTATGCTGCTGGAGCTTATTTTAGCCAAGCCGGAATAGGTGACAAATATCATGAACTTAAAGAAGTTATCTTCATTGCCATCACTGATTTTGTTCTATTTCCTAATAAATCAGCCTACAAATCAGATCATGTTACTCTTGATAAGATTACTCACGAACATGACCTGAAGGACTTTAGTTTTACTTTCATAGAATTACCGAAGTTTCCAAAAACAAAAGAGGATCAATTAGAAAATATAGTAGAAAAATGGATATATTTCTTTAAGTATGCAAGTGAAACGAGTGAAGAGGATCTAAAGAAAATAGTAGGAAGTGATGAGATTATTGGCAGAGCGTATAATGAGTTGATAGAGTATAATTGGACTAAGGAAGAGCGGGATATATATCGACAGGCTAAGAAAAATGAGGATGATAATGTATCTTGCCTCAACCAGAAATTTAATGAAGGTAGGGCAGCAGAAAAGATAGAAGTTGCTAAAAACTCACTTAAAGCAGGTGTCTCTGTAGATGTTATCGCTCAAATTACCGGCCTTTCAGTAGATGAAATAAAACAACTACAAAAAGAAATTACTTAA
- a CDS encoding ankyrin repeat domain-containing protein, whose protein sequence is MLDHYDILGVKLDATLSEITKSYKALSLKYHPDRLPPEKIVRYNYLSQKRKNDDLSEVEEEELDNLDGTFKRLQAAYDTLSDQNKRDNYTEDLKLQLYTKLVQFIECNSLEKIRSLIEKCGSVAHRVINIHKNEINWTALHYAIEAGNPEVVKFLTEKGANIDAKDNHGKTPSNIAKEKGLTEIVDILASTERKSPTYTSLHDAAREGDLGAIKYLVSKGANINDKDRSGWVPLHRASQEGELEAVQYLVDKGANLNIADIHNRMTPLHLAAYNGRLEVVQYLVDKGADLNAATISIGHTLFFTASKSRAATITYFSRTPLHLAAAKGRLEIVQYLIEDKKVDLNVADWLNRTILHLASQYGKLEVVQYLVDKGADLNVVDKDGRAPLHLAAMIDLFDKDDRLKTVRYLVDNGASLNAADKDGMMPLHWAALEGRLEIVKYLVDNVADLDAANKDGMTPLHLAALKGRLEIVKYLVNNGANFKKTTKDGTTSLDLAGNRQVVNFLKECYIKRAQRKKCNIQCYEKQQKTFLYLSKFVSSYIPNSEVKSLEQGLYLPSFAARNVKFEGKCIAITRGLSQALLSRSGESFVSNLKASAEIYERIAQGKQVSKREEREAFAFSKLLSSFERQQDSTTNSLPSSLIRTQDHKMLSELSDYIAGIKGDFAIHLVTSNHVVAIYRKGDNYAYFDSNAAFVSGLKSIDQLMQVVEKGIKSAGYEMGEKGLLVEHFDVARANSLLSDKDKQILAKEIKTERQLLAEQDKELGLIKFNGQEISRVQLYDFGTKINIGGGVPLLINADMNLSSKKFQEHLDRKEISMTARDYLDSLKKGQNMKEVVQATKVIPFIGSRREIEEAEQTRKLKQSLSELAKGAINHVLATVALTSVIRSEAKTGGPESHFSSVTVDKQLKRSPGH, encoded by the coding sequence ATGCTAGATCACTATGATATATTAGGTGTAAAATTAGATGCCACTCTAAGTGAAATAACAAAATCGTACAAAGCGTTATCTCTAAAATACCACCCAGATAGGTTGCCACCAGAAAAAATAGTAAGGTATAACTACCTATCGCAAAAAAGAAAAAATGATGATCTATCAGAAGTAGAAGAAGAGGAGTTAGATAATTTGGATGGAACTTTTAAAAGGCTACAAGCTGCATATGATACGTTATCTGATCAAAATAAAAGAGATAATTACACGGAAGATTTAAAGTTGCAACTATATACTAAGTTAGTTCAGTTTATTGAATGCAATAGTCTAGAAAAAATAAGAAGTCTGATAGAAAAATGTGGTTCAGTGGCTCACAGGGTTATTAACATACATAAGAATGAAATAAACTGGACAGCATTACATTATGCTATTGAGGCTGGTAATCCAGAAGTTGTAAAATTTCTTACGGAGAAAGGCGCTAATATTGATGCAAAGGACAATCACGGTAAAACACCTTCAAATATTGCTAAAGAAAAAGGACTCACAGAAATTGTGGATATATTGGCTAGTACAGAAAGAAAAAGTCCTACTTATACTTCTCTACATGACGCTGCTAGAGAAGGAGATTTAGGAGCAATAAAATACCTTGTTAGTAAAGGAGCCAATATTAATGACAAAGATAGAAGCGGTTGGGTACCTCTACATCGTGCTTCGCAAGAAGGAGAACTAGAGGCAGTACAATATCTGGTTGACAAAGGAGCTAATTTAAATATAGCTGACATCCATAATAGAATGACCCCACTTCATTTAGCTGCTTATAATGGCAGATTGGAAGTAGTACAATATCTAGTTGACAAAGGAGCTGACTTGAATGCAGCTACTATCTCTATCGGCCACACTCTCTTTTTTACTGCTTCGAAGAGTAGAGCAGCCACTATCACTTATTTTAGCAGAACTCCTCTTCATCTAGCTGCTGCAAAGGGTAGACTGGAAATAGTGCAATATCTAATCGAAGATAAAAAAGTTGATTTGAATGTAGCTGATTGGCTTAATAGAACTATTCTTCATTTGGCTTCTCAATATGGAAAACTGGAAGTAGTACAATATCTAGTTGACAAAGGAGCTGATTTAAATGTAGTTGATAAAGATGGTAGGGCTCCTCTGCACTTGGCTGCTATGATTGATCTTTTCGATAAGGATGATAGATTGAAAACAGTAAGATATCTAGTCGATAACGGAGCTAGTTTAAATGCAGCTGATAAAGATGGCATGATGCCTCTTCATTGGGCTGCTTTAGAAGGCAGATTAGAAATAGTAAAGTATCTAGTTGATAACGTGGCTGATCTAGATGCAGCTAATAAAGATGGCATGACGCCTCTTCATTTGGCTGCTTTAAAAGGCAGATTAGAAATAGTAAAGTATCTAGTCAATAATGGAGCCAATTTTAAGAAAACCACTAAAGATGGTACAACCTCTCTAGATTTAGCAGGGAATCGGCAAGTTGTTAACTTTTTAAAGGAGTGTTATATAAAACGGGCACAGAGAAAAAAGTGTAATATTCAATGTTATGAAAAGCAACAAAAAACATTTTTATATCTATCTAAGTTTGTTTCTAGTTATATTCCAAATTCAGAGGTAAAATCTCTAGAACAAGGCCTCTATCTCCCTTCTTTTGCGGCAAGGAATGTTAAATTTGAAGGCAAGTGTATTGCTATTACTCGTGGCTTATCCCAGGCTTTATTATCACGAAGTGGTGAATCTTTTGTAAGTAATCTAAAAGCTTCAGCCGAAATTTATGAGCGTATAGCGCAGGGCAAACAGGTATCAAAAAGAGAGGAAAGGGAAGCTTTTGCTTTTAGTAAATTACTGAGTAGCTTTGAAAGACAACAAGATTCTACTACGAATAGTTTACCTTCAAGCTTAATTCGTACTCAGGATCATAAGATGTTGAGCGAACTATCAGATTATATAGCTGGAATTAAAGGTGATTTTGCTATTCATCTAGTTACAAGTAACCACGTTGTTGCAATTTATAGAAAAGGTGATAATTATGCCTATTTTGATAGCAATGCAGCGTTTGTTTCTGGACTGAAAAGTATTGATCAACTGATGCAAGTTGTAGAAAAAGGAATAAAATCTGCTGGCTATGAAATGGGAGAAAAGGGTCTGCTTGTTGAGCACTTTGATGTTGCTAGAGCTAACAGCTTACTGTCTGATAAGGATAAGCAAATTTTAGCAAAAGAAATCAAAACAGAGCGTCAACTTCTGGCAGAGCAGGACAAGGAGCTTGGTCTTATTAAGTTTAATGGCCAAGAGATATCCAGAGTACAGCTATATGACTTTGGCACTAAAATTAACATAGGAGGCGGTGTACCATTACTTATCAATGCTGATATGAATTTAAGTAGTAAAAAATTTCAAGAGCACTTAGATAGAAAAGAAATAAGTATGACAGCTAGAGATTATCTTGATAGTTTAAAGAAAGGTCAGAATATGAAGGAAGTAGTGCAAGCAACCAAAGTAATTCCTTTTATAGGTTCAAGACGTGAAATTGAAGAAGCAGAGCAAACGCGGAAGCTAAAACAATCTTTATCAGAGTTGGCTAAAGGAGCGATTAATCATGTACTTGCTACTGTTGCTCTTACTAGTGTTATTCGTTCAGAAGCAAAAACTGGTGGACCTGAATCTCATTTTAGCAGCGTGACCGTGGACAAGCAGTTAAAGAGATCGCCAGGGCATTAA
- a CDS encoding IS110 family transposase, giving the protein MINNFLGIDVSKDRFDVCLSFISKKGKRETRRRNLKNDDSGFQGLLNFLQKHNVEQVKACMEATGCYSEALAEFLHNAGHFVSVVNPYCIKSYARSKLARQKNDQIDAEIIADYCQRQEPSRWTPPSPELKKLRHLYRCLAALKDELTLMNNHLENKERLPKEVANAWEDLAINIAQKIETIKDSIRELLKQHKELLENFQLLLTIPGIGEESAIAILAEVPDMEAFRDARQLAAYAGVTPRNITSGSSVYGKPRLSKSGSQTLRKALFFPAIVAKNHNPIIMSFCQKLKEKGKHNMAIVGAAMRKLLHIIFGTLKSKSAFNPDHIKNYRARRLTEGLII; this is encoded by the coding sequence ATGATCAATAACTTTTTGGGCATCGATGTATCAAAAGATCGCTTTGATGTTTGTCTCTCATTTATAAGTAAAAAAGGAAAACGTGAAACTAGGAGAAGGAACTTGAAAAACGATGATAGCGGATTTCAAGGTCTACTGAACTTTCTACAAAAACATAACGTAGAACAAGTGAAAGCTTGTATGGAAGCTACTGGCTGTTATAGCGAAGCTTTGGCTGAATTTCTGCATAATGCTGGACATTTTGTTAGTGTTGTCAATCCTTATTGCATTAAATCTTATGCGAGGAGTAAGCTTGCACGACAAAAGAATGATCAGATTGATGCAGAAATTATTGCTGATTATTGCCAAAGACAGGAGCCTTCACGCTGGACACCGCCTTCTCCTGAATTGAAAAAATTAAGACATCTTTATCGTTGTTTGGCTGCGTTAAAAGATGAATTGACATTAATGAATAATCATCTAGAAAACAAAGAGAGACTGCCTAAAGAAGTTGCAAATGCTTGGGAAGACCTTGCAATAAATATAGCTCAAAAAATAGAAACAATAAAAGACTCCATACGTGAATTATTAAAGCAGCACAAAGAATTGTTGGAAAATTTTCAACTTCTATTGACTATTCCAGGCATAGGAGAAGAATCAGCAATAGCTATTTTAGCTGAAGTTCCTGACATGGAGGCTTTTAGAGATGCTAGACAATTGGCAGCATACGCAGGAGTTACACCACGAAATATAACGTCAGGTTCATCTGTATATGGCAAACCCAGGTTAAGTAAATCAGGTTCACAAACATTACGAAAGGCTTTGTTCTTTCCTGCCATAGTAGCTAAGAATCACAATCCTATCATTATGAGTTTTTGCCAAAAATTAAAGGAAAAGGGTAAGCATAATATGGCCATCGTTGGTGCTGCAATGCGTAAACTTCTGCATATTATCTTCGGTACTTTAAAATCCAAAAGTGCTTTTAATCCTGATCATATCAAAAACTACAGAGCTAGGAGGTTGACTGAAGGTTTAATAATTTAA
- a CDS encoding helix-turn-helix domain-containing protein, with amino-acid sequence MATGNNSYNKHTILARYKIAENIRSWILKRKYTVKDLSNKTGIGYYTLLRYVQGKCGIPTGELKKIASALDVRSLFPKRKMLKENGFGKVKDQIMYNFMGRYTQTRERESRKAIYALTQSVRAQKESNAKTARIKMARNMLEVGFSADVIYQATGLLADEYNNKEKKPPKRQDEGEEIKKWRIIRGYTQEYLAGKLGVSSSKIYNCEQGNVIILGETLHEIAEELSKDAEDLMHEPTKKDYYDESLFGSLLSDYSGTKVEKNGPVLSFGRINFFSSRGPLVEIINSYLRNHYEQAFSNDIYRLDVAILGETEPHTKSYKCVYERGHQWYNFETLYPLPQSLLPEIKFAKAEIVLSDSWNLGEINACFPVASVEEEGNKFILGSDRLSQQLWNLKYKPILERFSVTYNYTAANHTNQKIIRYGIAKHYIHFKNDLDSKQKDPIHELENYILVFYSGVLTWHEHRHLNRKWVEKQIVCLIK; translated from the coding sequence GTGGCCACTGGTAATAATAGCTATAATAAGCATACTATTCTTGCAAGATACAAAATAGCCGAAAATATAAGAAGCTGGATATTAAAGCGAAAATATACTGTAAAAGATTTATCAAATAAAACAGGCATAGGATACTACACGCTACTTAGGTATGTACAAGGAAAATGTGGCATTCCAACTGGAGAATTAAAAAAAATAGCAAGTGCTCTAGATGTCAGAAGCCTATTCCCTAAACGCAAAATGCTAAAAGAGAACGGTTTTGGTAAGGTTAAAGACCAAATAATGTATAATTTCATGGGAAGGTACACACAAACAAGAGAGCGAGAGTCACGTAAAGCAATCTATGCATTAACACAATCTGTCCGAGCTCAAAAAGAAAGCAATGCAAAAACAGCAAGAATAAAAATGGCAAGGAATATGCTTGAAGTAGGATTTTCTGCTGACGTTATCTACCAAGCAACCGGTTTATTAGCTGATGAGTACAATAACAAAGAGAAAAAACCACCCAAGCGTCAAGATGAAGGAGAAGAGATAAAAAAGTGGAGGATAATACGAGGATATACACAAGAATATTTAGCGGGAAAGCTAGGTGTATCAAGTTCAAAAATATATAACTGTGAACAGGGAAATGTTATCATTTTAGGTGAAACATTACATGAAATAGCAGAAGAATTATCAAAGGATGCGGAAGACCTAATGCATGAACCAACAAAAAAAGATTATTATGATGAAAGTTTATTTGGCAGCTTATTATCAGACTACTCTGGTACAAAGGTCGAAAAAAACGGACCAGTATTATCATTTGGAAGAATAAATTTCTTCAGTTCTAGAGGTCCACTAGTTGAAATTATAAATAGCTATCTACGGAACCATTATGAACAAGCTTTCAGCAATGACATATATCGTTTAGATGTAGCTATACTTGGAGAAACAGAGCCTCACACAAAGAGTTACAAATGCGTCTACGAAAGAGGTCATCAATGGTACAACTTCGAAACACTGTATCCTCTACCCCAAAGTTTACTACCAGAAATTAAATTTGCCAAAGCCGAAATAGTATTATCGGATAGTTGGAACTTAGGTGAAATAAATGCTTGCTTTCCAGTTGCTAGCGTAGAAGAAGAAGGTAACAAATTTATATTGGGAAGTGATAGGCTATCTCAGCAACTATGGAATTTAAAATACAAACCAATTTTAGAAAGGTTCAGTGTTACCTATAATTACACAGCAGCAAACCATACCAATCAAAAAATTATAAGATATGGTATAGCAAAACACTACATTCATTTTAAAAACGATTTAGATTCAAAACAAAAAGATCCGATCCACGAGTTAGAAAATTACATTTTAGTATTTTATTCCGGAGTCCTCACCTGGCACGAACATCGTCATTTGAATAGAAAATGGGTGGAAAAACAGATTGTTTGTTTAATAAAGTAG
- a CDS encoding ankyrin repeat domain-containing protein, whose protein sequence is MVKYNQKNKDTFSRYLKILLEGQFGDINEKDSRGLAILHQAAELSDAEGIQALIAKEAEVNIKSDMGDTPLHLAALRGEVENIKALIEKGAEVNIRNDSGDTPLHEAAINGEVESIKELIKGGAEINAKNDGGCTALHRASFMGYEEAVKELISSGADVNIKRTPLHDAALMREVGNVRTILEVVENVNERDEKGCTPLHLVCLRAKGEKELKIVKELIRRGANTNVLCNIGKTPMDYARHNQEIMEVLKTAEIVNKQREYIKKSSRLAKEEVETMDE, encoded by the coding sequence ATGGTAAAATATAATCAAAAAAATAAAGATACTTTTAGTAGGTATTTAAAAATATTATTAGAAGGTCAATTTGGTGATATTAATGAAAAAGACTCAAGGGGTCTTGCGATATTACATCAAGCAGCTGAACTATCAGACGCAGAAGGAATACAAGCGCTGATAGCAAAAGAAGCTGAAGTAAATATCAAAAGTGATATGGGGGATACTCCCTTACACCTAGCCGCATTGCGTGGAGAGGTAGAAAATATAAAAGCTCTGATAGAAAAAGGAGCAGAGGTAAATATAAGAAATGATAGCGGGGATACACCGTTACATGAAGCAGCAATAAATGGGGAGGTAGAAAGCATAAAAGAACTAATAAAGGGCGGAGCAGAAATAAATGCAAAAAACGATGGGGGATGTACGGCATTACACCGTGCAAGCTTTATGGGGTACGAAGAAGCAGTAAAAGAATTAATAAGTTCAGGAGCAGATGTTAATATAAAAAGGACTCCTTTACATGATGCAGCACTTATGAGAGAAGTAGGAAACGTGAGAACAATACTAGAAGTAGTAGAAAATGTAAATGAGAGAGACGAAAAAGGATGTACCCCATTACATCTAGTATGCTTAAGAGCAAAAGGAGAAAAAGAATTAAAAATAGTAAAAGAATTAATAAGGAGGGGAGCGAACACGAATGTACTATGTAATATAGGAAAAACACCAATGGATTATGCTAGACACAATCAAGAAATAATGGAGGTATTAAAAACAGCAGAAATAGTAAATAAACAAAGGGAATATATTAAAAAAAGCAGCAGATTAGCAAAAGAGGAGGTAGAAACTATGGATGAGTAA
- a CDS encoding recombinase family protein — protein MTIVALYARVSSQLQAQKNTIESQIAELERRIAQDNHKLLDENKFEDNGFTGSNLEREGLKKLLSKVEEKKINKIYIHSLDRLSRDGRDQRNIIDKCKSVGVDIISLDCKIEDTPSSNLLVDIKGAVARHELGVTSERCMRGKIHRASKGCVSVMGHRSFGYYLIKHLDREKTKIEINEEEAKVVKDLFKWIGLERISLHKAVQRLQDRCILSPTGKEVWSKSTISKILRNKAYKGKMEFGKTKVGAIKQEIRARWKIRQLNFSVYSTDEKDRIKIPVPRIVEDELFNIVQKQLDENRERARVRQSGKKHLLQGLIACGYCKYNYYIARNAIGSRYYRCSGIDANRFGGTRVCNSKSIRAEILEIIVWDEIKKTLKGPDAIAREYKHRLLEHKNGQPNDELEKERGKLEQGIKRLAYVYARGHISQEEYDQEVEGMEKRLKVIREQQEKMVDEKELQRKLDFTIGSIEGFVSGIRSELDQADWETKLSIILYLVRSIKINHDDMRIVFRFQELAMEMQKKNVLHYNRIPVSEHWDDIIKLLG, from the coding sequence ATGACAATAGTGGCCTTGTATGCAAGAGTTTCATCGCAACTCCAAGCGCAGAAGAATACAATAGAGAGTCAAATTGCAGAGCTTGAGCGTAGAATTGCCCAAGACAATCATAAGCTACTAGATGAGAATAAATTTGAGGATAATGGCTTTACTGGGTCAAACTTAGAGCGAGAGGGTTTAAAAAAGTTACTTAGTAAAGTAGAAGAAAAAAAAATTAATAAGATATATATTCATTCACTTGATCGCTTGTCACGTGACGGTAGGGATCAAAGAAATATAATAGATAAATGCAAAAGTGTAGGAGTAGACATAATCTCTTTAGATTGTAAGATTGAAGATACTCCATCATCTAATTTGCTAGTGGATATAAAAGGAGCAGTAGCAAGGCATGAACTTGGAGTAACATCAGAACGATGTATGAGGGGAAAAATTCATAGGGCAAGCAAAGGGTGTGTGAGTGTAATGGGCCATAGGTCTTTTGGTTATTACCTTATAAAGCATCTAGACAGAGAAAAAACAAAAATTGAAATAAATGAAGAGGAAGCAAAAGTAGTGAAAGACCTATTCAAGTGGATAGGTTTAGAAAGAATAAGTTTACACAAAGCTGTACAACGACTACAAGATAGGTGCATTCTTTCTCCTACTGGCAAAGAAGTATGGAGCAAATCTACAATTAGTAAAATATTGAGAAATAAAGCATACAAAGGAAAAATGGAATTTGGTAAGACAAAGGTAGGAGCAATAAAACAAGAAATAAGAGCAAGGTGGAAAATACGGCAATTGAACTTTTCTGTTTATAGTACAGATGAAAAGGATCGGATAAAAATACCAGTACCAAGGATAGTTGAAGACGAATTATTTAATATAGTACAAAAACAACTTGATGAAAATAGAGAGAGAGCAAGAGTACGACAAAGTGGAAAAAAGCATTTATTACAAGGACTAATAGCATGTGGGTATTGCAAATATAATTATTATATAGCAAGAAATGCTATAGGAAGCAGATACTATCGTTGTAGTGGAATAGATGCAAATCGTTTCGGTGGGACCAGGGTATGTAACAGTAAATCAATCAGAGCAGAGATACTAGAAATAATTGTATGGGACGAAATAAAAAAGACACTAAAGGGTCCAGATGCAATTGCAAGGGAGTATAAACATAGGCTTTTAGAACATAAAAATGGACAACCAAATGATGAGCTTGAAAAAGAAAGAGGCAAATTAGAACAAGGTATTAAAAGACTAGCTTATGTTTATGCTCGAGGACACATAAGCCAGGAGGAATATGACCAAGAAGTTGAGGGAATGGAGAAGAGGCTAAAAGTAATTAGAGAGCAGCAGGAAAAAATGGTCGATGAAAAGGAGCTGCAGAGGAAATTAGATTTTACCATAGGTAGTATAGAAGGCTTTGTCTCTGGGATTAGATCAGAACTTGATCAAGCAGATTGGGAGACTAAACTAAGTATAATTCTATACTTAGTGAGAAGCATTAAAATTAACCACGATGATATGCGCATAGTGTTTCGATTTCAAGAACTGGCTATGGAAATGCAAAAAAAAAATGTGCTACATTATAATAGGATCCCAGTGTCGGAGCACTGGGATGACATTATTAAGCTACTCGGGTGA
- a CDS encoding gamma carbonic anhydrase family protein, producing the protein MGPNILKYKNYEPKINESAFIAGGSHIIGKVEIGRDTSIWFNCVVRGDVGSIKIGDETNIQDGTVIHVDRHPGGDTIIGSMVTIGHFCMLHACTVHDRAFIGMGSTVMDHAVVESEAMVAAGSLVTHGKVIKSGEIWAGRPAKFFKKMSSEEIEHIRQSAQNYVALMREYKN; encoded by the coding sequence GTGGGCCCAAACATTTTAAAATACAAAAATTATGAACCGAAAATAAACGAGAGTGCCTTCATTGCAGGTGGTTCGCATATCATAGGCAAGGTCGAAATAGGAAGGGATACGAGTATCTGGTTTAATTGTGTGGTTAGGGGAGATGTTGGATCGATCAAGATAGGCGATGAAACAAATATTCAAGATGGCACAGTAATTCATGTGGATAGACATCCAGGTGGTGATACAATTATTGGTAGTATGGTAACGATAGGACATTTTTGTATGTTGCATGCATGCACGGTACATGATAGGGCATTCATTGGCATGGGCTCTACCGTGATGGACCATGCAGTTGTAGAATCTGAAGCTATGGTAGCTGCTGGCTCGCTGGTAACACACGGAAAAGTGATAAAAAGTGGAGAAATATGGGCTGGCAGGCCAGCAAAATTCTTCAAAAAGATGTCAAGTGAGGAAATTGAACATATTAGACAATCAGCACAAAATTATGTTGCGTTAATGAGGGAGTATAAAAATTAA